One region of Alosa alosa isolate M-15738 ecotype Scorff River chromosome 1, AALO_Geno_1.1, whole genome shotgun sequence genomic DNA includes:
- the arl14 gene encoding ADP-ribosylation factor-like protein 14 yields the protein MGQKSSRVFEARVLLLGLDSAGKSTVLYKLKYNQQFFTVPTIGFNVEMVATKRKRKKLALTVWDIGGQKKMRPHWKNFYQDTAGLIFVVDCSDRERLSEAHKEFDRILRNEHLRGLPVVIFANKQDISGAMTVGEITETFNLHKTCCDRDWYVQYCSSTAGVGLEEGFRKMARLLKL from the coding sequence ATGGGTCAGAAAAGTTCCAGAGTTTTTGAAGCTCGAGTCCTCCTTCTAGGCCTGGACTCGGCGGGTAAATCGACCGTCCTCTACAAATTAAAGTACAACCAACAATTTTTCACAGTGCCAACAATTGGATTCAACGTGGAAATGGTTGCTACcaagagaaaaaggaaaaagttGGCCTTAACGGTGTGGGATATTGGAGGGCAGAAAAAGATGAGGCCTCACTGGAAAAACTTCTACCAGGACACTGCAGGATTGATCTTTGTTGTGGACTGTTCTGACAGGGAGCGTTTGAGCGAAGCACACAAGGAGTTTGACCGCATTCTTAGAAATGAACATCTAAGGGGCCTCCCTGTGGTGATTTTTGCCAATAAACAGGATATTTCTGGAGCTATGACGGTAGGAGAGATCACGGAGACGTTCAATCTGCATAAGACTTGCTGCGATCGAGACTGGTACGTTCAGTATTGCTCAAGTACTGCTGGAGTAGGGCTGGAAGAAGGATTCCGAAAAATGGCACGTCTTCTGAAACTTTAA